One genomic window of Cryptosporangium minutisporangium includes the following:
- the eccCa gene encoding type VII secretion protein EccCa → MSSVIVKRPPRQPAPDLPAGEVVLDPPPEAPQPNNQAWSRLMMIMPMGAGAAAMGLMVGGGRGGALAYVAGGLYGVSILGMIAAQLANQSGGQSKREMVEARRQYLRRLSQLRAAVRDTIRQQREAMFYRHPDPDALWSTALSTRLWERRPADGDFGVVRIGRGAQEIATPLVPPETRPVDELEPLCASALRRFVTTYSVVPDLPVAMALRGFSHVHLRGDAERVQGMVRALIAQLATFHAPEEALIAFCVSDRQRPHWEWAKWLPHALHPTRTDAVGPVRLVAPSVTALEAMLDDVLAHRSRFNPGAPPSAGVHLLVVIDGGTTLGSDHLMAEGGVEGVTILDLGAAPPRVLDPSTIVLDVDTDGTLSSTTMDGRAEIGPADQLGQTELGALVRRLAPLRLSAASVAETPLTGELGLAELLDLGDPYEFNVQQAWAARPNRDRLRVPIGVNPDGRPVELDLKESALDGMGPHGLLVGATGSGKSELLRTLVLALAATHSSETLNFVLVDFKGGATFTSLDRLPHTSAVITNLSDELSLVDRMQDAISGELIRRQELLRQAGKYDSQRDYERARASGVPLAPLPSLLIICDEFSELLTAKPDFIDMFVQIGRVGRSLGVHLLLASQRLEEGRLRGLDSHLSYRVGLRTFSSMESRTVLGVPDAYELPRSPGNGYLKAGTEGLVRFKAAYVSGRYTRGKERPRTIAATVDPVQLYTSRYQAATSTEPEPAPVAPDPDEHTPHGETLLRVLVERLAGVGVPAHQVWLPPLTEPPTLDQLLPPLVSDPVRGLTVAAPERQGALHGVVGLIDRPFDQRRDVLDVDLAGANGNLIVAGAPQSGKTTLLRTLVAGLALTHTPAEAQFYCLDFGGGGLAALRELPHLGGVASRRDVDAVRRTIAEMHTLLTAREQLFTVHGIDGMATYRRRKRQGLHAEDAFGDVFLVVDGWGTLRTEFEDLEPVLTDLAQRGLGYGVHLLASVSRWMELRPAVRDMFGTRLELRLGDPSDSGINRRAALNVPKDATGRGLTPDAMHFLTGLPRIDGHADPSNLSDGVAKLVQRIRNDWQGAPAPAVRLLPSLLPYHALPPATADTARGLPIGIAEADLTAVRLDFDAEPHALLLGDVECGKSTFLRCLARTITDRYEPKQARIILLDYRRSLLGSISSDHLIGYGTSAAVTADLVDQVVTVMKSRLPGPDVTPEQLRTRSWWSGPDLFLLVDDYDLIVNGPNNPLLPLLEYLAQGRDIGLHVVVTRRVGGAARALYDPFLGRIRELASPGILMSGPREEGPLFGNLKPRPLPPGRGWLVTRRGGNQLVQLAHLPAD, encoded by the coding sequence GTGTCCTCGGTGATCGTGAAGCGTCCGCCGCGGCAGCCCGCGCCGGACCTCCCGGCGGGCGAGGTCGTGCTCGACCCGCCGCCCGAGGCGCCGCAGCCGAACAACCAGGCCTGGTCCCGCCTGATGATGATCATGCCGATGGGCGCCGGGGCCGCCGCGATGGGCCTGATGGTGGGCGGCGGACGCGGCGGCGCGCTGGCGTACGTCGCCGGTGGCCTCTACGGCGTCTCGATCCTCGGCATGATCGCCGCCCAGCTCGCCAACCAGAGCGGCGGGCAGAGCAAGCGGGAGATGGTCGAGGCCAGGCGGCAGTACCTGCGCCGCCTCTCCCAGCTGCGCGCCGCGGTGCGGGACACGATCCGCCAGCAGCGCGAGGCGATGTTCTACCGGCACCCGGACCCGGACGCGCTCTGGTCCACCGCGCTGAGCACGCGCCTGTGGGAGCGACGCCCCGCCGACGGCGACTTCGGCGTCGTCCGGATCGGACGCGGCGCGCAGGAGATCGCGACGCCGCTGGTCCCGCCGGAGACCCGCCCGGTCGACGAACTGGAGCCGCTCTGCGCGAGCGCGTTACGCCGCTTCGTCACCACCTACTCGGTGGTCCCCGACCTCCCGGTCGCGATGGCGCTGCGCGGTTTCTCCCACGTCCACCTGCGGGGTGACGCCGAGCGGGTGCAGGGCATGGTGCGCGCGCTCATCGCCCAGCTGGCCACGTTCCACGCGCCGGAGGAGGCGCTGATCGCCTTCTGCGTCTCCGATCGCCAGCGCCCGCACTGGGAGTGGGCGAAGTGGCTGCCGCACGCGCTGCACCCCACCCGGACCGACGCGGTCGGCCCGGTCCGGCTGGTCGCGCCGTCGGTCACCGCGCTGGAGGCGATGCTCGACGACGTCCTGGCCCACCGCTCCCGCTTCAACCCGGGTGCACCGCCGAGTGCGGGCGTCCACCTGCTCGTCGTGATCGACGGCGGCACGACGCTCGGCTCGGACCACCTGATGGCCGAGGGCGGCGTCGAGGGCGTCACGATCCTCGACTTGGGTGCCGCGCCGCCACGGGTGCTCGATCCGTCGACGATCGTCCTGGACGTCGACACCGACGGCACGCTCTCCAGCACGACGATGGACGGCCGGGCGGAGATCGGCCCCGCCGACCAGCTCGGCCAGACCGAGCTGGGGGCGCTGGTGCGGCGGCTCGCGCCGCTGCGGCTCTCCGCGGCGTCGGTGGCCGAGACCCCGCTCACCGGTGAGCTCGGCCTCGCCGAGCTGCTCGACCTCGGTGACCCGTACGAGTTCAACGTGCAGCAGGCCTGGGCGGCCCGCCCCAACCGGGACCGGCTGCGGGTGCCGATCGGCGTGAACCCGGACGGCCGCCCGGTGGAGCTGGACCTCAAGGAATCCGCGCTGGACGGGATGGGGCCGCACGGCCTGCTGGTCGGCGCGACCGGCTCCGGCAAGAGCGAACTGCTGCGGACGCTCGTGCTGGCGCTGGCCGCCACCCACTCGTCCGAGACGCTCAACTTCGTCCTCGTCGACTTCAAGGGCGGTGCGACGTTCACCTCGCTCGACCGGCTGCCGCACACCAGCGCGGTGATCACGAACCTCTCCGACGAACTCTCGCTGGTCGACCGCATGCAGGACGCGATCTCCGGCGAGCTGATCCGACGCCAGGAGCTGCTGCGCCAGGCCGGCAAGTACGACTCCCAGCGCGACTACGAGCGGGCCCGCGCCAGCGGCGTGCCGCTCGCGCCGCTGCCGAGCCTGCTGATCATCTGTGACGAGTTCAGCGAGCTGCTCACCGCGAAACCCGACTTCATCGACATGTTCGTCCAGATCGGACGCGTCGGCCGCTCGCTCGGCGTCCACCTGCTGCTGGCGTCGCAGCGACTGGAGGAGGGCCGCCTGCGCGGCCTGGACTCCCACCTGTCCTACCGGGTCGGCCTGCGGACGTTCTCCTCCATGGAGAGCCGGACCGTGCTCGGTGTCCCGGACGCCTACGAGCTGCCCCGGTCGCCCGGCAACGGCTACCTCAAGGCAGGCACCGAGGGCCTTGTCCGGTTCAAAGCGGCCTACGTCTCCGGCCGGTACACCCGCGGGAAGGAGCGGCCGCGGACGATCGCCGCGACCGTCGACCCGGTGCAGCTCTACACCAGCCGCTACCAGGCCGCGACCAGCACCGAGCCGGAGCCGGCGCCGGTGGCCCCCGACCCCGACGAGCACACCCCGCACGGCGAGACGCTGCTGCGGGTGCTCGTCGAACGCCTCGCCGGAGTCGGCGTCCCGGCCCACCAGGTGTGGCTGCCGCCGCTGACCGAGCCGCCGACCCTCGACCAGTTGTTGCCGCCGCTGGTCAGCGATCCGGTCCGCGGGCTGACCGTCGCCGCCCCGGAGCGCCAGGGCGCGCTGCACGGCGTCGTCGGCCTCATCGACCGGCCGTTCGACCAGCGGCGGGACGTGCTCGACGTCGACCTCGCCGGCGCCAACGGGAACCTGATCGTGGCCGGGGCGCCGCAGTCCGGAAAAACCACGCTGTTGCGAACGCTGGTGGCCGGGTTGGCGCTGACCCACACGCCGGCCGAGGCCCAGTTCTACTGCCTGGACTTCGGCGGCGGCGGCCTGGCGGCCCTGCGCGAGCTACCGCACCTGGGCGGCGTCGCGAGCCGGCGGGACGTCGACGCGGTCCGGCGCACGATCGCCGAGATGCACACCCTGCTCACCGCCCGCGAGCAGCTGTTCACCGTGCACGGCATCGACGGCATGGCCACCTACCGGCGGCGCAAGCGCCAAGGCCTGCACGCCGAGGACGCGTTCGGCGACGTGTTCCTCGTCGTCGACGGTTGGGGCACGCTGCGCACCGAGTTCGAGGACCTGGAGCCGGTGCTGACCGACCTGGCGCAGCGCGGGCTCGGCTACGGCGTCCACCTGCTCGCGTCGGTCAGCCGCTGGATGGAGCTGCGACCGGCGGTGCGGGACATGTTCGGCACCCGGCTGGAGCTGCGGCTCGGCGACCCGTCGGACTCCGGGATCAACCGGCGCGCGGCGCTCAACGTCCCGAAGGACGCCACCGGTCGCGGCCTGACGCCGGACGCGATGCACTTCCTCACCGGCCTGCCGCGGATCGACGGCCACGCCGACCCGTCCAACCTCAGCGACGGCGTCGCGAAGCTGGTCCAGCGCATCCGGAACGACTGGCAGGGTGCCCCGGCGCCGGCCGTCCGCCTGCTGCCGTCGCTCCTGCCGTACCACGCGCTGCCGCCGGCGACCGCGGACACCGCACGTGGGCTGCCGATCGGCATCGCGGAGGCGGACCTGACCGCGGTGCGACTGGACTTCGACGCGGAGCCGCACGCGCTGCTGCTCGGCGACGTCGAGTGCGGCAAGAGCACGTTCCTGCGCTGCCTGGCCCGGACGATCACCGACCGGTACGAGCCGAAGCAGGCGCGGATCATCCTGCTGGACTACCGGCGCAGCCTGCTCGGCTCGATCAGCTCCGACCACCTGATCGGCTACGGCACGTCGGCGGCGGTCACCGCCGACCTGGTCGACCAGGTCGTCACCGTGATGAAGAGCCGCCTGCCGGGCCCGGACGTCACGCCCGAACAGCTGCGCACCCGCAGCTGGTGGAGCGGTCCGGACCTGTTCCTGCTGGTCGACGACTACGACCTGATCGTCAACGGGCCGAACAACCCGCTGCTGCCGCTGCTGGAGTACCTGGCGCAGGGGCGTGACATCGGGCTGCACGTCGTGGTCACCCGGCGGGTCGGCGGCGCGGCGCGGGCACTCTACGACCCGTTCCTCGGCCGCATCCGCGAGCTGGCGTCGCCGGGCATCCTGATGTCCGGGCCGCGCGAGGAGGGTCCGCTGTTCGGCAACCTCAAGCCCCGGCCACTGCCGCCGGGACGCGGGTGGCTGGTCACCCGCCGCGGAGGCAACCAGCTCGTCCAGTTGGCCCATCTCCCGGCTGACTGA
- the eccD gene encoding type VII secretion integral membrane protein EccD yields the protein MTVPVGTGLARVTVSTPKRRIDVALPEDLAVAELLPSLLLHAGEGAADDGERHGGWALRTSTGTRLAGDRNLAGQGVRDGDVLHLVPRRADWPELEYDDVVEAIASGARRYGRSWGGPATRRCALAVGTVTLLLGVLGILSSGPPWALPGGLALGVALLLCIVGTVLARAAGDAVAGAAVAGPGLVYAAVGGAILVAPRGTELDELGTAHLLLGSVALATAGVIGYLGVGAWGRVFVGGVAAGLLGVVGGLLALWTDMSTAGVAAIVLTIAITLLPAYPLLSMRIGKLPMPVLPQRTEEMLRDDPVPQRAEVFAAVARADEVLTGLLLAVSVTSVSSAWVLTGSPKTSALILVAVASAALLLRGRLFPTPRQRIPLLTGGILGLGLLFTGFALSFPVLVTVPVALLVGGAVLGAGLLYSRRPPSPYVGRFADILDVLLLVSLLPIACLLTGFYSYVQGLFASLGG from the coding sequence GTGACGGTCCCCGTCGGAACCGGGCTGGCTCGCGTCACGGTCAGCACGCCCAAGCGCCGGATCGACGTCGCATTACCCGAGGATCTCGCGGTCGCGGAACTGCTGCCCAGCTTGCTGCTGCACGCCGGCGAGGGCGCGGCCGACGACGGAGAGCGACACGGCGGCTGGGCTCTCCGCACGTCCACCGGCACGCGGCTGGCCGGCGACCGCAATCTGGCCGGGCAAGGCGTCCGCGACGGTGACGTACTGCACCTCGTCCCGCGCCGGGCCGACTGGCCGGAGCTCGAGTACGACGACGTCGTCGAGGCGATCGCCAGCGGTGCCCGCCGCTACGGACGCTCGTGGGGTGGCCCGGCGACCCGGCGGTGCGCGCTCGCGGTCGGAACCGTCACGCTGCTCCTCGGCGTCCTCGGAATCCTGTCGTCCGGACCGCCGTGGGCGCTGCCCGGCGGATTGGCGCTCGGGGTCGCGCTGCTGCTCTGCATCGTCGGCACCGTCCTGGCCCGAGCCGCCGGTGACGCGGTGGCCGGTGCCGCGGTCGCCGGGCCGGGGCTGGTCTACGCCGCCGTCGGTGGCGCCATCCTGGTGGCGCCGCGCGGCACCGAGCTCGACGAGCTGGGGACGGCGCACCTGCTGCTCGGCTCGGTGGCGTTGGCCACCGCGGGGGTCATCGGGTACCTCGGCGTCGGTGCCTGGGGCCGGGTCTTCGTCGGCGGGGTCGCCGCCGGACTGCTCGGCGTCGTCGGTGGGCTGCTCGCACTGTGGACCGACATGTCGACGGCGGGCGTCGCGGCGATCGTCCTCACGATCGCGATCACGCTGCTGCCCGCGTATCCGCTGCTGTCGATGCGGATCGGGAAGCTCCCGATGCCGGTGCTGCCGCAGCGGACCGAGGAGATGCTCCGGGACGACCCGGTTCCGCAGCGGGCCGAGGTGTTCGCCGCCGTCGCCCGCGCCGACGAGGTCCTCACCGGCCTGTTGCTGGCGGTCAGCGTCACCAGCGTCTCGTCCGCGTGGGTACTGACCGGGAGCCCGAAGACGTCCGCGCTGATCCTGGTCGCGGTGGCGTCCGCGGCGCTGCTGCTGCGCGGACGGCTGTTCCCGACCCCACGGCAGCGGATCCCGCTGCTGACCGGCGGCATCCTCGGTCTCGGTCTGCTGTTCACCGGGTTCGCGCTGTCGTTCCCGGTGCTGGTGACCGTCCCGGTGGCGCTGCTCGTGGGCGGCGCGGTGCTGGGCGCCGGGCTGCTCTACAGCCGGCGTCCGCCGTCGCCGTACGTGGGGCGGTTCGCCGACATCCTCGACGTCCTGCTGCTGGTGTCGCTGCTGCCGATTGCCTGCTTGCTGACCGGCTTCTACAGCTACGTCCAGGGGCTCTTCGCCTCGCTGGGTGGCTGA
- the eccB gene encoding type VII secretion protein EccB, whose amino-acid sequence MASRKDQLHSYQFMLQRAISALIMRETDPAQSPLRRGVGAAFVGLMVTVIVAAAFGIYGLLTKTGSARWKVDNAVVVEKETGAAFVYLDGTLTPALNYTSALLLAGQTPPKTFTVPRNSLRDVPRGLLVGIPGAPTALPNRKAVLASVWTACALPARTSAGQNTMITSLLVGGRAASARPLGETGLYLRNADTRAEYLVWHGHRYELVGATVPSALFGSGTRATEVGSAWLDTLPEGDPIREIKVPDAGEESTAVPGRDVGDVLADRRDSGETDYLVLDDGLARLSALQLDLLRAGRAVEPEPVPAAEITAARKSNRLESDSPADQQAPTRSPKLADAPAGFGVCAAFEGEDGPPTVAVLPDGGDPEAGTPTTARTGDGAVLADRILVPGGSVAVVRARETGTYSVVTDLGVRFPVSSAETLGTLGYDAGNAATLPAAVLDRVPAGPALSPESAVLPASPGER is encoded by the coding sequence ATGGCCTCGCGCAAGGATCAGCTGCACTCCTACCAGTTCATGCTGCAGCGGGCGATCTCCGCGCTGATCATGCGGGAGACCGACCCGGCGCAATCGCCGCTGCGCCGCGGGGTCGGCGCGGCGTTCGTCGGACTGATGGTGACGGTCATCGTTGCGGCCGCGTTCGGGATCTACGGCCTGCTGACGAAGACCGGCAGCGCCCGCTGGAAGGTCGACAACGCGGTCGTCGTGGAGAAGGAGACCGGCGCGGCATTCGTTTACCTCGACGGCACGCTGACCCCGGCGCTGAACTACACCAGTGCGCTGCTGCTCGCCGGGCAGACGCCGCCGAAGACGTTCACCGTGCCGCGCAACTCGCTGCGGGACGTGCCGCGCGGGCTGCTGGTCGGGATCCCCGGCGCCCCCACCGCGCTGCCGAACCGCAAGGCCGTGCTGGCGAGCGTGTGGACGGCGTGCGCACTGCCGGCCCGGACCTCCGCCGGGCAGAACACGATGATCACCTCGCTGTTGGTCGGAGGTCGCGCGGCGTCCGCCCGGCCGCTCGGGGAGACCGGCCTCTACCTGCGAAACGCCGACACCCGCGCCGAGTACCTGGTCTGGCACGGGCACCGCTACGAACTGGTCGGCGCGACAGTGCCGAGCGCGCTGTTCGGCAGCGGCACGCGCGCGACCGAGGTGGGCAGCGCCTGGCTGGACACGCTGCCCGAGGGTGACCCGATCCGGGAGATCAAGGTCCCGGACGCCGGCGAGGAGTCCACCGCCGTCCCGGGCCGCGACGTCGGCGACGTCCTCGCGGACCGGCGGGACAGCGGCGAGACCGACTACCTGGTTCTCGACGACGGGCTCGCCCGGCTCTCCGCCCTCCAGCTGGATCTGCTGCGGGCCGGCCGGGCGGTCGAGCCGGAGCCGGTGCCGGCCGCGGAGATCACCGCCGCGCGCAAGAGTAACCGGCTGGAGTCCGACTCCCCCGCCGACCAGCAGGCGCCCACCCGGTCACCGAAGCTCGCGGACGCCCCGGCCGGGTTCGGCGTGTGCGCGGCGTTCGAGGGCGAGGACGGGCCTCCCACGGTCGCGGTGCTGCCCGACGGTGGCGACCCGGAGGCCGGCACCCCCACCACCGCCCGGACCGGCGACGGTGCGGTGCTCGCCGATCGGATCCTCGTACCCGGCGGGTCGGTGGCCGTGGTCCGCGCCCGGGAGACCGGAACGTACAGCGTCGTCACCGACCTCGGGGTGCGGTTCCCAGTGAGCTCGGCGGAGACGCTCGGCACGCTCGGCTACGACGCCGGGAACGCCGCCACGCTGCCGGCCGCGGTGCTCGACCGGGTACCGGCCGGGCCCGCGCTCTCCCCCGAGTCCGCCGTTCTTCCCGCCTCGCCCGGTGAACG